A genomic segment from Spinacia oleracea cultivar Varoflay chromosome 3, BTI_SOV_V1, whole genome shotgun sequence encodes:
- the LOC110782396 gene encoding putative disease resistance protein RGA3 isoform X1 has product MDAGTVLSAAQTLLAALQCSQLKEALSIFGYETQLIDLKCTVETISAVLRDAEAKQELSHQMQHLIEELKDAVFEADDLFDEFVTLVKQKKLLKADGSLSRKVSHFFSRSKNPISVAYRMSRGIKDIKKRLDGIAYNTQFNFKHDPEPIKKRRPETCFYVNAVDIIGREADLERIIGMLLNPIVQRDVTVLTIVGVGGLGKTALAQLVYNNPRIISAFPLRLWTCVSDQDQKELDVKEILCKILDNNHENSSMNKVQSQLKEKLAGKKYLLVFDDVWTENRLQWCDLAKYFVGGESGSWILVTTRSHKTATIVGGSTYELQGLSEENSWHLFERAAFASDHSNPPDELVRIGREIVDGCARVPLAIRVAGSLLYGQDKSKWQSVLEIGLASTREREDSIMPILKLSFYHLDFSLKSCFSYCALFPKDFVIKKERLIRLWISQGYVVPLDKGQSIEDAGEEHFTILLRRCFFQDIKKDESGEIQSFKVHDLMHDIAQRVSGKEIYVMNSISGSLDKKVRHLSFAGRMRDNGKYSLGKTRIRSHIFTLPVWTVADSTQFWMKAIVANGRCLRALDLSCISIKCLPGTIGDLLHLRFLDITYNTSLEVLPKSITNLYNLQTLFLHRCSNLKELPKDLSRLVNLSVLNIQHCGSLTYMPRDMGKLSCLHTLEGEFIVGGEGSCSSWNQWFYGLEEIKSLNNLKGRLEITIKLPKTAKDVVKEGCRREGLYLRNKEHLNEIEVRFRHMEGDRRKDDEGILSLMEDLEPPSNLKSLTVSGYNGLKMPRWVAFLLNLVKLHLWFCNELDCLPSLGNLCHLKVLKLSSLGKLEYIEADNSSSTMTLPEDLSFFPSLEQLELSSLPKLKGWRRGVDDSSSSSNTQLPCLSQLKSLTVGFSPELSCIPLCPNVEVLKLFDFNERLRIISTERDEKSLSSTSRIISVPKLREVVIDNVAWLDSLPIESFQFLDHLTLRGDVELVDLPNWMQFLPALQSLEIHRCERLKAMPIWMPKLTSLRNLNIEGCSRSLWRRCKKDPPGEDWPYIQHIPQINSRIM; this is encoded by the coding sequence ATGGATGCGGGAACTGTACTATCTGCTGCACAAACTCTGCTTGCTGCACTTCAGTGTTCGCAGCTCAAAGAGGCCCTCTCAATCTTTGGCTACGAAACTCAACTTATTGACCTTAAATGCACCGTCGAAACCATTAGTGCTGTGCTCCGTGATGCCGAGGCCAAGCAAGAGCTTTCCCATCAAATGCAGCATCTTATTGAGGAGCTCAAGGATGCTGTCTTTGAAGCAGATGATCTGTTTGACGAGTTTGTCACACTCGTTAAGCAGAAGAAACTCCTGAAGGCCGATGGTAGTCTCTCCAGGAAAGTGAGTCACTTCTTTTCTCGTTCCAAAAACCCGATCAGCGTTGCTTACAGGATGTCTCGAGGGATTAAGGATATCAAGAAAAGGTTAGATGGTATCGCTTACAACACTCAGTTTAACTTCAAGCATGATCCTGAGCCTATCAAAAAGAGAAGGCCCGAGACCTGCTTTTACGTGAATGCAGTTGATATCATTGGCAGAGAGGCTGACTTGGAGAGGATCATTGGTATGCTGCTCAATCCTATTGTTCAAAGGGATGTTACTGTGCTTACTATTGTGGGGGTTGGAGGGTTGGGCAAAACTGCTCTCGCACAACTTGTGTATAACAATCCAAGGATCATAAGTGCGTTTCCGTTGAGATTATGGACTTGTGTCTCTGATCAAGATCAGAAGGAGCTGGATGTGAAAGAAATTCTGTGCAAGATTCTAGACAATAATCATGAGAACTCCTCCATGAATAAGGTGCAAAGTCAACTAAAAGAAAAATTAGCAGGCAAGAAATACTTGCTTGTTTTCGATGATGTATGGACTGAAAACCGTCTTCAGTGGTGTGATTTGGCAAAATACTTTGTTGGAGGTGAAAGTGGAAGTTGGATTCTGGTGACTACACGTTCACACAAGACTGCAACAATTGTAGGAGGTTCAACTTATGAGCTGCAAGGCTTATCAGAGGAAAACTCATGGCACTTGTTTGAAAGAGCGGCATTTGCATCAGATCACTCAAACCCCCCCGACGAGTTGGTCAGGATTGGCCGAGAGATTGTTGATGGATGTGCCCGAGTTCCCCTCGCTATAAGAGTTGCAGGAAGTCTTTTGTATGGTCAAGACAAAAGTAAGTGGCAGTCAGTTCTGGAGATAGGATTAGCAAGCACTAGAGAGAGAGAAGACAGCATAATGCCAATATTGAAGCTTAGTTTCTATCACCTGGATTTTTCATTAAAGAGCTGCTTTAGTTATTGTGCATTGTTTCCAAAAGATTTTGTGATAAAGAAAGAGAGGTTGATAAGACTCTGGATATCACAGGGCTATGTTGTTCCGTTAGATAAAGGTCAAAGCATTGAAGATGCCGGTGAGGAACATTTTACGATTTTGCTGAGGAGATGCTTTTTCCAAGACATCAAGAAAGATGAATCCGGTGAGATCCAGTCGTTTAAGGTACACGATCTCATGCATGATATCGCTCAACGTGTCTCAGGGAAGGAAATCTATGTAATGAATTCCATTAGTGGCTCTCTAGATAAAAAAGTTCGTCATCTGTCATTTGCTGGCAGGATGAGAGATAATGGCAAATACTCTCTGGGTAAGACACGTATCCGTTCACATATTTTTACTTTACCGGTTTGGACTGTTGCTGACAGTACCCAGTTTTGGATGAAGGCGATAGTAGCAAATGGTAGGTGTCTAAGGGCATTGGACCTGAGTTGTATATCTATTAAATGTTTGCCGGGCACCATAGGTGATTTGTTGCATTTAAGGTTTTTAGATATCACATATAATACGTCTCTGGAAGTGTTGCCAAAGTCGATTACAAATTTATATAATCTACAAACCTTATTCTTACATCGATGCTCGAACTTGAAAGAGTTGCCGAAAGATTTGAGTAGACTAGTTAACCTTAGTGTTTTGAACATACAGCATTGCGGTAGTCTGACTTATATGCCTAGAGACATGGGTAAGTTGAGTTGCCTTCATACACTAGAAGGGGAATTTATAGTGGGCGGTGAAGGGAGCTGTTCAAGTTGGAATCAATGGTTTTATGGGCTGGAAGAGATAAAGTCTCTTAACAACCTCAAAGGTCGTCTTGAAATCACGATCAAGTTGCCCAAGACTGCCAAGGATGTTGTCAAAGAAGGCTGTAGGAGAGAAGGATTATACCTGAGGAATAAGGAACATCTCAATGAAATTGAGGTTCGTTTCCGTCATATGGAGGGTGATAGAAGAAAAGATGATGAAGGAATATTAAGTTTGATGGAAGATTTGGAGCCACCTTCTAATCTAAAGTCATTAACGGTAAGTGGATACAATGGTTTGAAAATGCCTAGATGGGTAGCCTTTCTCCTGAATCTTGTAAAACTTCATCTTTGGTTTTGCAACGAGTTGGATTGCTTGCCATCCCTGGGAAACTTGTGTCATCTGAAGGTTCTCAAACTTAGTTCTCTGGGGAAGTTGGAGTACATAGAAGCAGATAATTCTAGTTCCACGATGACTTTGCCTGAAGACTTATCGTTCTTTCCATCCCTTGAACAACTTGAGTTAAGTTCACTGCCGAAGTTGAAAGGATGGAGGAGAGGAGTGGATGATAGCAGCAGTAGCAGTAACACACAATTGCCATGTCTTTCTCAATTGAAGTCGTTGACCGTAGGGTTCAGCCCAGAACTGTCATGTATTCCGCTGTGTCCCAATGTGGAAGTCCTGAAATTATTTGACTTCAATGAAAGACTCCGTATAATATCCACAGAAAGAGATGAGAAATCCTTATCTTCAACGAGTCGTATTATTTCAGTTCCCAAATTAAGGGAGGTTGTAATAGACAATGTGGCATGGCTGGATTCGCTGCCCATTGagtcatttcagtttcttgatcACCTCACACTACGCGGTGATGTTGAGTTGGTGGATCTTCCCAATTGGATGCAGTTCTTGCCTGCCCTCCAATCCCTTGAAATTCATCGATGCGAAAGACTGAAAGCAATGCCAATTTGGATGCCGAAACTCACCTCTCTCAGGAATCTTAACATTGAAGGGTGTTCAAGAAGCTTGTGGAGAAGATGTAAAAAAGATCCACCCGGGGAGGACTGGCCCTACATTCAACACATTCCACAAATTAATTCGCGTATTATGTGA
- the LOC110782233 gene encoding zinc finger A20 and AN1 domain-containing stress-associated protein 5-like yields the protein MNNNTAMNNVQDQAQKCANGCGFYGNPATRNMCSMCYRDFLKKSAIEAEIKPSSSHIDVNNKPTTAGSSHDDIAASSNNTCTTTSVKKTVNRCGACKKRVGLTGFECRCGGVYCGSHRHPEEHSCSIDHKEIGREALSKTLYAEAADCKTSKLDYML from the coding sequence ATGAACAACAACACGGCCATGAATAACGTTCAAGACCAAGCACAAAAATGCGCAAACGGGTGTGGATTCTACGGAAACCCGGCAACCCGAAACATGTGTTCAATGTGTTACCGCGATTTCCTCAAGAAATCCGCTATAGAAGCCGAAATCAAACCATCGTCTTCCCATATAGATGTCAACAACAAGCCAACAACAGCTGGTTCTTCTCATGATGACATTGCTGCAAGTAGTAATAATACTTGTACTACGACTAGTGTTAAGAAGACTGTCAATCGGTGCGGTGCTTGTAAGAAACGGGTCGGATTAACCGGATTTGAGTGCCGGTGTGGCGGGGTCTATTGTGGGTCCCACCGCCACCCGGAGGAGCACTCTTGTAGCATTGATCATAAGGAAATTGGACGTGAAGCTCTCTCCAAGACGTTGTATGCTGAAGCTGCTGATTGCAAGACTTCTAAACTTGATTACATGCTTTGA